GCGCCCGGAGTAACAAGTTCTCCTACTTCAACGGATTTTAGCGTCACAGTTCCTTCAGCAGGCGCAACAATAGAACAATCACGAACTTTCTTTCTGAGCTGGTCGGCCTGTGCTTCGGCCTGTTCGCGGCGGGCGCGGGCGATTTCAATCTCCGGTTTTCGGAGGCCGCGAACGAGTTTTTGATATGTTTGCTCGGCCGAGACGAAGCGCGCATACACATCATCGTATTGTTTTTGGGTGATGGTTTGTGCGGCGAGGAGTTCTTTCATCCTTTCATAATCTGTCCGGGATGTCTTGTATGCGGCTTCGGCTTGGAGAATATCTTCTTTGCGTGAGCCTTCAAGGGCAAGCCTGTACTGCGCATCTGCGGCAGCAGCATTTGCCAACGCCTGACGGAGTTGGATCTGATAATCCGTATCGTCAATCACGACAAGCGTATCGCCTGCCGAAACCCGCGTTCCCTCCATGACCCAGACTTCTTTCACTTTGCCGGCGACTTCGGAGCCGATATTGATGTTTGTCCCCTCGATCGTTCCGGATGCCTCAATGGCGTTGCGATCGTTTCCCGAGCATCCGCCTGGAACCGTTAAACCCGCTGCAAGAAGTAGTACGAAGACACGCTGCATAATTTCCTCAGAGAAATTGTTGTTGATTCAAAATGAATTGATCGGGGTGAGTCGCAATTGTTCGAACTGCTGTCTCCCCTGCGCCGTAACTGCACCGATGAAGAAAATGCTTATGATCTCACTCACCGCTTCACCAATGGAAAAGGACTCTTGAGTAAGAACTTCCGGCTGGACAATCCGCTCGATTGCCCCTATCACGCTCATCAAGAATACGCGTTTGTTCATCTCCGGACGCATTGTGCCTTCGCTGATGCCCTGATTGATAAGCCGCTCAAATGCATCGGACAATCGTTTCCTCCTGAACTCCTCAATATGCTTCCAAAACTCCGGGAGCCGCCTCTTGATATCCTGGCCGTAGATTGGTGATACGCGGTTGATGTTGCTTGCAAGCATGGTGATAATTTCGGAGAGTTTCTCGACGGCACTTTTGTCACTGAGGAGAATCCTTTCGACGTTGCCGCGGACTGTTCCCATGAATCTTTCCATAATCTGCTGTACAACATCTTCTTTGCTTGAGAAGTATTTGTAGAAGGTCTTCTTGCTAATCGCCAGATCGGCGGCAAGTTCATCAACGGTGATTCTGACAAAACCCTCCTTGAAGAATCTCTCCTGGCAGTGCGAGAGTATTTTCTCTTTTATGAGTTCGTCTTCAGGCATTTGGTGTTTCACTACAGAAACTGGTCGAGTATTATTCGTTTCCACATTGTACTAGCAAGAAAGCTTTCAGAAAAGCAATCTGTTATTAGGAAACGATAATCGTGTTATTCGTTTCCAATATACATGAGAATATGTGGAATGTCAAGCTGATCAGGAAATTAATCTTTGAACTGAAAACAAAAAGCCCTCAATTCTTTCGAATTGAGGGCTTCCAAACCGGAACGATCTTTCGAGTCGTTCGACAGGCTTAGTACATGTCGCCCATGCCGCCCGGAGGCATTGCAGGCATCGGCTTCTTCTCTTCCGGCTTCTCAACAATGGTCGCCTCAGTCGTCAGCAACAGAGCTGCAACCGACGCGGCATTCTCGAGCGCTGTACGGCTCACCTTCGTCGGATCGATAACGCCGGACTTGATGAGGTTCTCATACTGCTCGTTGTATGCGTTGAAACCGAAGTCGTCTTTGCCTTCCTTCACCTTGTTGACAACAACGGAAGCCTCGAGGCCGGCATTCGCCACAATCTGGCGGATCGGCTCTTCGAGCGCCCGGCGAACGATCTCGATGCCGGTCTCCTGATCTTCATTCTGCGTCTTGATTCCGGCGAGCTTTGAAGCAGCACGGAGATACGCAACACCACCACCGGGAACGATGCCCTCTTCAACTGCAGCACGAGTTGCATGCAACGCATCTTCGACGCGGGCCTTCTTCTCCTTCATCTCCACTTCAGTCGCTGCACCAATCTTCAGAACGGCAACACCGCCTGAGAGTTTTGCAAGGCGTTCCTGCAGCTTCTCACGATCGTAGTCGGATGTCGTCTTCTCGATCTGTGCCTTGATTTCGTTTATGCGCTTCTTGATGTCATCCTTCTTGCCGGCACCTTCGACAATCGTCGTGTTATCCTTGTCGATAGAGACCTTTTTTGCACGGCCAAGGTAGCTGACGGTTGCGTTCTCAAGCTTGTATCCCTGCTCCTCGGAAATAACTGTACCGGCGGTGAGGATTGCGATATCTTCCAGCATTGCCTTGCGACGGTCGCCGAAGCCGGGAGCCTTCACTGCTGCAACGCGGAGTGTGCCGCGCAGTTTGTTCACGACGAGTGTTGCAAGGGCTTCACCCTCAACATCTTCCGAAATCACGAGAATCGGGCTGCCGGTCTGGGCAACTTTCTCGAGAATGGGGAGAAGATCCTTCATCGAGCTGATCTTCTTGTCGTGAATAAGAATCATCGGATTCTCAAGAACTGTTTCCATCGTCTCGGCATCCGTCACGAAGTAAGGGGAGAGATAGCCGCGATCAAACTGCATACCTTCGACAACGTCAATCTGTGTATCGGTACCCTTTGCTTCTTCCACAGTGATCACGCCGTCGGTTCCGACCTTCATCATTGCGTCGGCAATCAGATCGCCGATCACATTATCATTGTTTGCGGAGATGGAACCAACCTGGGCGATTTCTTTCTTGCTGGTCTTGTCGACCGGCTTGCTGAGTTCTTTCAACCCTTCAACAACTTTGGTTACCGCAACTTCGATACCGCGCTTCAAATCCATCGGATTGGCGCCAGCGGCAACATTTTTCAAACCCTCACGAACGATTGCTTGTGCAAGCACAGTGGCTGTTGTTGTTCCGTCACCGGCAACATCGGAAGTCTTTGAAGCAACCTCACGTACCATCTGAGCGCCCATGTTCTCGAGGGCGTTTTCGAGTTCAATTTCTTTTGCAACCGTGACGCCGTCTTTCGTGACGGTCGGTGCGCCGAATTTCTTGTCGATCACAACGTTGCGGCCTTTCGGGCCCAACGTTACTTTCACTGCATCTGCAAGCTGGTCAACGCCGCGCTT
This window of the Bacteroidota bacterium genome carries:
- a CDS encoding efflux RND transporter periplasmic adaptor subunit encodes the protein MQRVFVLLLAAGLTVPGGCSGNDRNAIEASGTIEGTNINIGSEVAGKVKEVWVMEGTRVSAGDTLVVIDDTDYQIQLRQALANAAAADAQYRLALEGSRKEDILQAEAAYKTSRTDYERMKELLAAQTITQKQYDDVYARFVSAEQTYQKLVRGLRKPEIEIARARREQAEAQADQLRKKVRDCSIVAPAEGTVTLKSVEVGELVTPGANVIRLTYLDIVKIVIYVNEQYLPHIRLGQKAEVKIDGMPDRTFEGKVTFISPSAEFTPKNVQTKEERTKLVFGVKIEVENKDGALKPGLPADARLVIGQ
- the groL gene encoding chaperonin GroEL (60 kDa chaperone family; promotes refolding of misfolded polypeptides especially under stressful conditions; forms two stacked rings of heptamers to form a barrel-shaped 14mer; ends can be capped by GroES; misfolded proteins enter the barrel where they are refolded when GroES binds), whose product is MAAKNIQYSSDARTSLKRGVDQLADAVKVTLGPKGRNVVIDKKFGAPTVTKDGVTVAKEIELENALENMGAQMVREVASKTSDVAGDGTTTATVLAQAIVREGLKNVAAGANPMDLKRGIEVAVTKVVEGLKELSKPVDKTSKKEIAQVGSISANNDNVIGDLIADAMMKVGTDGVITVEEAKGTDTQIDVVEGMQFDRGYLSPYFVTDAETMETVLENPMILIHDKKISSMKDLLPILEKVAQTGSPILVISEDVEGEALATLVVNKLRGTLRVAAVKAPGFGDRRKAMLEDIAILTAGTVISEEQGYKLENATVSYLGRAKKVSIDKDNTTIVEGAGKKDDIKKRINEIKAQIEKTTSDYDREKLQERLAKLSGGVAVLKIGAATEVEMKEKKARVEDALHATRAAVEEGIVPGGGVAYLRAASKLAGIKTQNEDQETGIEIVRRALEEPIRQIVANAGLEASVVVNKVKEGKDDFGFNAYNEQYENLIKSGVIDPTKVSRTALENAASVAALLLTTEATIVEKPEEKKPMPAMPPGGMGDMY
- a CDS encoding TetR/AcrR family transcriptional regulator encodes the protein MPEDELIKEKILSHCQERFFKEGFVRITVDELAADLAISKKTFYKYFSSKEDVVQQIMERFMGTVRGNVERILLSDKSAVEKLSEIITMLASNINRVSPIYGQDIKRRLPEFWKHIEEFRRKRLSDAFERLINQGISEGTMRPEMNKRVFLMSVIGAIERIVQPEVLTQESFSIGEAVSEIISIFFIGAVTAQGRQQFEQLRLTPINSF